In Strix uralensis isolate ZFMK-TIS-50842 chromosome 26, bStrUra1, whole genome shotgun sequence, a genomic segment contains:
- the LOC141935101 gene encoding E3 ubiquitin-protein ligase PHF7-like: MFAMKQQDPDLGEQACVLCRRAEADPDICGPKRVKKGLCTHKYCLCLCSEFSLQERMNWFLAEDTRRAIQRAARKCCFVCHEMGAAITCSERDCNRSFHLPCASEGECVTQFFGMYRSFCWKHRPEQAVQATPEQNTTCLICLDLVEDKMSYSAMVCPACRHAWFHRRCIQTQALHTGTSFCCLLCRNKDQFVMEMLTMGIRISTRRQPSRKSDRAFGEVYQMHSCCNASRCLFPGGREQAEEEGPWQLLLCSSCAGQGTHRRCSDLRSEETTWECDSCAGLGTASGDNSELASSSATRQVALGSPCSSTVPGSSSYCRHPGPERVRHHAQLERRAQKPYSRPGRSCGGTSRVPVPSDEPSSLGSAWQMILGLFLRTLAPKRSSSSSTRHAASGLSRGNSLLENSRRSGHLGPHRIRHRTRLERRAQKPYSRPGERF, encoded by the exons ATGTTTGCAATGAAGCAGCAGGACCCAGACTTGGGGGAGCAAG CCTGCGTGCTGTGTCGCCGGGCAGAGGCTGACCCCGATATCTGCGGGCCCAAAAGAGTGAAGAAAGGACTCTGTACCCACAAGTATTGCCTG TGTCTTTGCAGCGAGTTTTCTCTGCAAGAGAGAATGAACTGGTTTCTTGCCGAGGACACCAGACGTGCAATCCAGAGGGCAGCCCGGAAG TGCTGCTTCGTCTGCCATGAGATGGGTGCTGCCATCACCTGCTCTGAGCGTGACTGCAACCGCAGCTTCCATCTGCCCTGCGCCTCGGAGGGTGAATGTGTCACCCAATTCTTCGGGATGTACAG ATCCTTCTGCTGGAAGCACCGCCCAGAGCAAGCGGTGCAGGCCACTCCAGAGCAGAACACCACCTGCCTCATCTGCCTGGACCTCGTGGAAGACAAAATGTCCTACAGCGCCATGGTGTGCCCAGCGTGCCGACACGCCTGGTTCCACCGGCGCTGCATCCAGACACAGGCTCTCCACACTGGCACCAGCTTCTGCTGCTTGCTTTGCCGAAACAAAGATCAGTTTGTGATGGAAATGCTCACCATGGGGATTCGAATCTCCACGAG aAGACAACCATCACGGAAGAGTGACCGCGCCTTTGGAGAGGTGTATCAGATGCACAGCTGCTGCAACGCCAGCAGGTGCCTTTTtccaggaggcagggagcaggccgAGGAAGAGGG GCCCTGGcaactgctcctgtgcagctcctgcgcGGGCCAAGGCACCCACCGACGCTGCTCTGACTTGAGGAGTGAAGAAACCACCTGGGAGTGTGACAGCTGTGCTGGCCTgggcaccg CCTCCGGTGACAATTCAGAGCTTGCCAGCTCCAGCGCCACAAGGCAGGTGGCACTGGGGTCGCCCTGCAGCTCCACAGTGCCTGGTAGCAGCAGTTACTGCAGGCACCCCGGGCCAGAACGGGTGCGACACCATGCACAATTAGAGCGTCGGGCGCAAAAACCATACAGCCGGCCCGGAAGATCATGTGGGGGCACCAGCCGTGTGCCAGTCCCAAGTGATGAGCCCAGCAGCCTCGGCTCCGCCTGGCAGATGATTTTGGGGCTGTTCCTCCGCACCCTGGCACCCAagaggagcagctccagctccaccagacATGCAGCATCAGGGCTGTCCCGTGGGAATTCGCTGCTTGAGAACAGCAGACGCTCCGGCCACCTTGGGCCACACAGGATCCGGCATCGCACACGATTAGAGCGTCGGGCACAAAAACCATACAGCCGGCCTGGAGAACGCTTCTGA